In Blastococcus saxobsidens DD2, the genomic stretch ACGTGAAGTCGGCGTCCTCCAGGGTGGCGGGCGCGGCCAGCACACGGGACACCTCGTCGACCAGGTCCTGCAGGTCGTCGCGCATCGGACCCCCCGTCTGTACAGCTGTATGAGAACAGACCGCGGAACTCCCGACATCTGTCCCTGGCCCGGACGGGTGACCGTGCCTAGCGTTGCGCCCAGGCGTCATCCGTTCCCGGGAGGTCCCGTGCTCCTCTCCAAGGCCTTGCTGGCCGCCTCCCGCCGGCCGGCCCTGCGCCGGCTGGTCACCGGGACACCGGCCACGCGCCGGGTGGTCGACCGGTTCGTCGCGGGGGAGGACCTGGCCGATGCGCTCACCGCCGTCCGGGCGCTGGCCGCCGACGGCATCCGGGCGACCCTCGACCACCTCGGTGAGGACATCACCACCCGAACCGAGGCCGAGCACTCCCGGGACGCCTACCTGGCAGCCCTCGACGGGCTGGCCGGCCTGGGGCTGGGGGACGGCGCCGAGGTGTCGGTGAAGCTGTCCGCCTTCGGCCAGGCGCTCCCCGACGGCCACGAGCTGGCCCTCGACCTGGTGCGACCGGTGGCGGCGGCGGCCAGCGCGATCGGCACGACGGTCACCCTCGACATGGAGGACCACCGGACCATCGACTCGACGCTCGCCGCCCTCGACGAGCTGCGCAAGGAGCACCCCGGCACCGGCGCGGTCCTGCAGGCGATGCTGCTGCGCACCGAGGACGACGCCAAGGCCCTCGCCGTCACGGGTTCGCGGGTGCGCCTGGTCAAGGGCGCCTACGACGAGCCGCCGGCCGTCGCGCACCGGAAGAAGAAGGACGTCGACGCCGCCTACGCGCGCTGCCTCGAGATCCTCATGGCCGGCCCCGGGTACCCGATGGTGGGCTCGCACGACCCGGCGATGGTCGCCCTCGCGCACGAGCTGGCCGCCCAGCACTCCCGGACCGCGGACTCGTGGGAGCTGCAGATGCTCTACGGCATCCGCCCCGACGAGCAGCGCCGTCTGGCCGCGGCGGGCACCCGCGTGCGGGCCTACGTCCCGTACGGCGGCGACTGGTACGCGTACTTCATGCGCCGGCTGGCCGAGCGCCCGGCCAACGTCGGCTTCTTCCTCCGCTCGCTCGCCACCCGCAGCTGAAGCCCCGGCCGCACTCATGGCCATGGGTGCGGCACCTACCGACTGGGAGGTCCGACATGGACGCCGTCACCCGAGTTCCCGCCCCCCGCAACGAGCCGGTCCTCACCTACGCCCCCGGCACGGCCGAGCGCGCGGAGCTGCAGGCCCGCCTGACCGAGCTGGCCGCCGAGCCGATCGAGTTGACCGCGACGTTCGGCGGACGGCAGCGGATGGCCGCCGGCGAGGCGTTCGAGGTGGTGCAGCCGCACCGGCACAGCGCCGTCCTCGGGACCTCCGCGCACGCCACGCACGCCGACGCACAGGGCGCCGTCCGCTGTGCGAAGGACGCGGCGCCGGCTTGGCAGGAGCTCTCCTTCGACGACCGCGCCGCGGTGTTCCTCAAGGCCGCCGACCTGCTGGCCGGCCCCTGGCGGCAGACGCTCAACGCCGCCACCATGCTCGGCCAGAGCAAGACCGCCCAGCAGGCGGAGATCGACAGCGCCTGCGAGCTGGTCGACTTCTGGCGGTGGAACGTGCACTTCGCGCGGCAGATCCTCGCCGAGCAGCCGGAGTCGGCCCCCGGCTTCTGGAACCGCAGCGACCACCGGCCGCTCGAGGGCTTCGTCTACGCGATCACCCCGTTCAACTTCACCGCGATCGCCGGCAACCTGCCCACCGCGCCGGCGCTCATGGGCAACACCGTGGTCTGGAAGCCCTCACCGACCCAGCAGTTCGCCGCGCACTTCCTGATGCGGCTGCTGGAGGCCGCGGGCCTGCCGCCCGGCGTGATCAACATGGTCCCCGGCGACGGCATCCCGGTCTCGGAGGTGGCGCTGGCCGACCCGGACCTGGCCGGCATCCACTTCACCGGGTCGACGCCGGTCTTCCACCACCTGTGGCGCACGGTGGGGCAGAACATCGCCTCCTACCGCGGGTACCCCCGGATCGTCGGGGAGACCGGCGGCAAGGACTTCGTCGTCGCGCACGCCTCGGCCGACGTCGACGTGCTGCGCACCGCCCTGGTCCGCGGCGCCTTCGAGTACCAGGGCCAGAAGTGCTCCGCGGCCTCGCGCGCCTACGTCCCGCGCAGCGTGTGGTCGCGGCTGAAGGACGACCTGGTCGCCACCACCGAGTCGCTCGAGATGGGCGACGTCACCGACTTCTCGAAGTTCATGGGCGCGGTCATCGACCGGAAGTCGTTCTCGAAGCTCTCCGGCCTCCTGGACCGGGTGGACGGCGACCCGGCGCTCTCGATCGTCGCCGGCGGCACGGCCGACGACAGCGAGGGCTTCTTCGTGCGTCCCACGATCATCGAGGGCACCGACCCCGGGCACGAGGTCTTCACCACCGAGTACTTCGGGCCGGTGCTCGCGGTGCACGTCTACGACGACGCCGACTACGACGCGGTGCTCACCCAGATGGAGTCGGCGGCGCCGTACGCCCTCACCGGCGCGGTCATCGCGCAGGACCGCCAGGCGATCGCGCACGCGCAGAAGTTCCTCCGGCACGCGGCGGGCAACTTCTACGTCAACGACAAGCCGACCGGTGCCGTCGTCGGCCAGCAGCCGTTCGGCGGCGGGCGGGCCTCGGGCACCAACGACAAGGCCGGCGCCGCGCAGAACCTCCAGCGGTGGACCAGCACCCGGTCGATCAAGGAGACGTTCGCGCCCGCGACCGACCACCGCTACCCGCACATGGGCTGACCCCGGCCGGTGTCGTTGATCAGGTGACCTGATCGTTTTGGGTCCTGGCTCACGACCGGTGGTGAGCCAGGACCACACCAGGTGAGCCAGGACGCCCCGATCAGGCGACGTCGAGCTCCGACCCGGGCTCCGGACGACGTACGACGGTGAACCGGCGCGGCTCCGAGTACGGCGTCGCGAGCATCCGGGTGAGATCGGCGACCGTCCTCGGCCAGGCGGCGCCCAGGTCGGCCTTGACCAGCCGGACCACCCGGACGTCGAGCCGGCGGACGCGGTCCTCACGGCGCTTCTCCTCCCACAGGACATCGTGCGGAGAACGCCCGCCGTACGGGTCGCGGTACTTCACCTGGCCGTCGAACTCGATCGCCACGGCCGCCTCCTCGTACCAGGCGTCGAGGCGCGCGACGAACCCACGCGCGTCCTGCAGGTCGACCTGGAGCTCGGGCGTGGGGAGACCGGCGGCCAGCAGCGCCAGCCGCCCCTCGGTCTCCAGCGGCGACTCGGCCCGTCCGTCGCTGAGGCCGAGCGCCCGCGCCGCCTGGGAGGCCCCCGTCCGGTGCCGGGCGGCGTGCACGGCGTGCTGCAGGTCGGAGCGGCGCACGCGCCGCTCGTGCAACGCGGCATCCAGGGCGATGACCGCGTCCGGCAGCGACCACTCCCGGCCGCAATCGATCAGGGTGCGGGAGGGCGAGGTGGTCGCGAACCGCCCGATCCAGGGGACGACGTCCGTGTCGGGCAGCTTGGCGCGCGCCACGCGGTAGCCCCGGCCGGCGCGCCACTGGTCGACTGCGGTGACACGCACGTCGCTGCCCGCGGACGTCGGCACGAGCAGCCCGTGTCGCCGGGCGGCCGACGCGTGGCTGAGCACCGGGCCGGGGTCGAGGCTGAGGAGGACGGCGATGCCGGCCATCAGGTGGCGGTCGACCTCGCTTGCCGCGGCCAGCCGCGTGGAGGCGGTGTAGACGCCCTTGCGCAGCCGCGTCCACCGCCGGGTGCGCAACTCCGTGCGGATGTCGTCGACCGAGTAGCCGGCGGCCTGGGCCTCCTGGCTGGTGAACACTCCGAGTCGCCCGTCGGCGCGGCACTGCAGCAGAGGGTGCACCGCAGGAGTCTCACCAGTCCGCGCGCATGAGTGGTCCAGAGCGGCAGATCTGTGGATAGCCGCCGTCCTGGCTCACCTCGTGGGGTCCTGGCTCACCGTCGACGCTGAGCCAGCATCCTTGGCCTTTCCGGCCGCGCGTTCCGCGCTGAAAATGTGCGTCGGGTCGCCCGCCGACGCACGTTGTCCCTGATCGTGGGAGGTCGTGAGCCAGCAGGGTGCCGAGGGCTGCGCCGTGGGCGCTTCCTTGTCGCTTCGAGCACGCGGATCAGATTGCTCGTCCTGCCCAGCAGTCCTCGCGGGCGGCCCCCCGAGGGGTCGGTGAGAGCGAGGAGGTCATGGTGCTTCAGGAAGATCAACAGGTCGAGGAGATCGTCGCCCGGGTGGCGGCGCTGGATATCGGCAAGGCCGAGCTGGTGTGCTGTGTGCGGGTGCCGCATCCGACCCGGCCGGGCAAGCGGATGCAGGAGGTGGTCACCTATCGCACGATGACCCGCTCACTGCTGGTGATGGCCGACCGGCTGGCCGGGCTGGGCGTCAGCGAGGTGGTCATGGAGGCCACCAGCGACTACTGGAAGCCGCCGTACTACCTGCTCGAGGCCCGCGGATTGAACCCGAAGCTGGTCAACGCCCGCGACGTCAAGCACCTGCCCGGCCGGCCCAAGACCGACAAGCTGGACGCGGTGTGGCTGGCCAAGCTGGCCGAGCGCGGCATGCTGCGGCCCAGCTTCGTGCCTCCGCCGAAGATCCGCCGGCTGCGCGATGTCACCCGCTACCGCGCCGATCTGGTCGAGGTGCGTACCGCGGAGAAGCAGCGGGTGGAGAAGCTGCTCGAAGACGCACAGATCAAGCTGTCGGTGGTGGCCAGCGACATCTTCGGCGCCTCCGGGCGGGACATGCTGGCCGCGCTGATCGCCGGCACCCGCGACCCCAAGGTGCTCGCCGCGCTGGCCCGGGGCCGGATGCGCGCCAAGCTCACCGACCTGGAAGAGGCGTTCACCGGCTACTTCACCGATCACCACGCCCGGCTGCTGACCACGATGCTGGCCCGCATCGACGGCCTCTCAGCCGACATCGCCGAGCTCGAGGTGATGATCGAGGAGATGGTCGCCCCTTTCACCGACGCGGTGGCGAAGCTCGATGAGATCCCCGGCATCGGCCGCGTCGCCGCCAGCGCAATCCTGGCCGAGATCGGCCTGGACATGAGTCGGTTCCCCACCGACGGGCACCTGTGCGCCTGGGCCCGCTTCGCCCCCGGCACCAAGGAATCGGCCGGCAAGAAGAAGGGCGCCGGCAGCACCGGCCACGGAAACCGCTACCTGGCCAAAGTCATCGGCGAGGCCGTCGCCGGCGCGGCGAAGACCGACACCTTCCTCGGCGAGCGATATCGCCGCCTGGCCCGCCGCCGCGGCGGGAAGAAGGCCATGGTCGCCGTCGGCCGCTCCATGCTGGTGATCATCTGGCATCTGCTGTCTGATCCCGACGCCCGATTCGTCGACCTCGGCTCGGACTTCCACGCCAAACGAACCGACCCCGACCGGCGACGCCGCGCTCACGTTCACCAGCTCGAAGCCCTCGGCTACACCGTCACCCTCACCCCAGCCGCCTAACCCCACAAGCGTTCGCCCGTCCCCGACTCGGCGCAGCCCCAAGGCCGAGCCGTCGGTTCCGTTCGCCCGTACCCCAGTCATTTTCGGGTCAGGACCCAGAACGATCAGGTGACCTGATCACGATCCGGGGCCGCCGGCCAGTGGACCTGCCCGTCGGGGCGGAGCACGGCGCCGTCGGAGGGCCGGTGCGGGGTCAGCCGGCCGTCGGGCATCAGGTGGCTGACCGGCTCTCCGCGGGCGACGACGGCGACGTCGGCGATCAGCCGGCGGTGGCAGCGCCACCACACCGCCTCGCTGCACATGACCGCGACCGTGCGACCAGCCGCCTCGGCGAGCACCTGGTCGAGCCCGGCGACGAACTCCACCGTGCGGGTGTGCGCCGCGTAGGCGGCGAACTGCGCCACGGTCCACCAGTCGTCGACGACCGGGTCACCGGCCGCAAGCCGCCGCCGCCCCCCGAGGCGTTCCTCCCACCGGTAGCCGATGCCGGCGGCCGGCAGCCACTCGGCCAGCGCCTCGCGCCGGGAGTCCGGGTTGTTCCGGCTGCCGGGGAAGCGGCGGACGTCGACGAGCAGGTCCACCCCGGCCCCGGAGAGGCGGGCGCCCAGGCGGTCGCGATCCTCGGACCCGTGGCCCACGGTCATCAGCGGCACGCCCTCTGCCTACCCGAGCGCGGCCGGCCATGCGCCGGGAGTCATGCTCGACGTGCGTAACGACGATCGGTGGGGTGGCGTGAGCGGGGGAACGGTGGAGGTCCAGGCCGTCCTGTGGCGGTCCCGCGGGGTGCAGGCGCTGGTGGGCGTGACGGCGCTCGGGTTCGCCAGCTACTTCCTCACGCTGGCCTCGCTGCCCACGTACGCGGTGGCCGGTGGGGCGTCGGCGGCCACCGCCGGCGTGGTCACCGCGGTCTTCCTGGTGGTCACGATCCTCGTGCAGACCGTGGTTCCCGCGCTGACCGTGCGGTTCGGCGTGGGGCCGGTGTTCGCGGCCGGGCTGCTCGCGCTGGGGGTGCCCGCGCCGCTGTACGTGCTCGACGACGGCGTCGGCTGGATCTCGTTGCTCTCGGCCGTGCGCGGCGCCGGGTTCGCGGTCATCACCGTGCTCGGGGCCACTCTCTCCGTCCGGGTCGCACCGCCGGAGCGGCGCGGCGAGTCCATCGGCCTCTACGGGCTGGCGATCGCGCTGCCCAACATGGCGGCGATCCCGGCCGGGGTCGCGCTGGTCCTCGACGGGCACGTCGGCTGGCTGGCGTGGCTGTCGGCGTCGCCGGTGCTGGGGCTCTTCTTCCTCCCGATGCTGCTGCGCTCGGTGACCACCCGCGAGGAGCGCGGCGCGAAGGGGAACGCACGAACGGCGGTGCGGGCCGCGCTGGCGCCGTCCCTGGTGCTGTTCGTGGTGACGACCGCCGGCGGTGGGCTGGTCACCTTCCTGCCGATCGAGCGACCCGACGGCCGGCTGGCCACCGTGGCCCTGCTGCTGTGGGGACTGTTCGGCGCGCTCACCCGGTGGCGGGCCGGCGTGCTGGCCGACCGGCTGGGCACCGGGCTGCTGCTGCCGCTGGCGGTGCTGGTCGGCGCCGCCGGACTCGCGGTGACCGCGGTCGGCCTGTGGACCGCCTCGGCCTGGGTGCTCGTCGGTGCGGCCGTCTTCGGCGCCGGGTTCGGGGCGGTGCAAAACCTCACCCTGCTGCGGGCCTTCTCCCGCGCCGGCGACCAGGGGACGACGGCGGCGAGCGCCCTCTGGAACGCCTCGTTCGACGCCGGGACCGCCTGTGGGGCGCTGCTGCTGGGCTTCGTCTTCGGCGCCGTGGGGTTGCCGTGGACATTCGTGTTCAGCGCCGTCGCGCTGGCCATCCTCCTGCCGCTGGCGCAGGCGGCCGCGCGGCCGGCGCCCGCCCGTCCCTGACGGAAAGCGGCTCAGACCTGCCGGGCGGCGGCGTGCAGCGAGCGGATGAAGAGGATCTCCTCGCCGGATCGCCGCAACCAGGTGCGCAGCCCGTCGGGATCGAAGCGGTTCCCGTCCCGCAGCTGACCCAGCTGCACCTGGCGGGTGCTCGCCTGCGCCCGCTGGGCGGTGGGCAGCGCCCGGCCCTCGGCGCGGGCGATGGCCGTCAGCCCCGCCCCCACGAACACCAGGTCGCGGATCTCGGTCAGACCGGCGAGCAGCCGCTCGGCGGCGGCGTCGTCGGCCGCGGTCAGGGCGGCGAGCAGTTCGTCGGCGCGGCGGCGGCCCTCGGCGGCCGGGTCGAGAGAGGTCACGCTCCCACTCTCCCTGGTGGACCCGGGGCGGTCACGCGAGGGGCGGCCCCAGCACGTCCATCCCGTGCTGCCTCGCCGCCGCCACGAGGGCCGCCATGTCCGGCGGGCCGTCGGGCGGGGGAGGCAGGGTCGGTTCCTCGGCCGGCCGTCCCGTGGCGCGCACGAACAGGTCGAACCGGGCCGGGACGGCCAGCGCGAGCAGGCGGGCGGTGGGCGAGTCGACCCGGAACGTGTGCGGTAGCCCGCGGGGGGCCCAGACGAAGTTGCCCCGTGCGGCTGCCCAGGTGCGCTTCCCGACCTGGAAGGTGAGCTCGCCGTCCAGGACGAACCAGGCCTCGTCCTCCTCGTGGTGGACGTGCAGCGGCGGCGAGGAGCGGTGCGGGAGCAGCTGCTCCCAGACGGCGAGCCGCCCGCCGGTGTCCTCGGTCAGGGCCTTGAACGTCATCAGGGTGTCGACGTGCCAGATCGCCGTTCCCTGGCCGGGGGTGCGGACGACGGCGTGCTCGGTGCGGGATGTGGTCATGGCCGGAAGAGTCGACCGCGGTCCGGCGTCCCGGACATCCCTGAAGCGAGGGGTTTCCCGCGGTGCCCCGCGGGCCTACCGTTCCGGCATGGCACCGACGGCCGCGGTGCGCGACCGGATCGAGCGGCTCTGCCGGTCGGCGACCGATCCGCTCACGCTGTACCGGGACGTCGTCCCGGTACTCGGCCGCGCGGTTCCGTCCGACCTCTGGTGCGGCCTGCTCCTCGACCCGGCGACGGTGCTGAACACCGGCGGCTACCACGACGAGGGGCTGCCGCTGGAGGTGCTTCCCCGCCTGCTCGAGCTGGAGGTCGGCGCGGACGACGTCAACCAGCTGCCCGCCCTGGCGCGGGACCGGTCGGGCGTCGGCACCATCCACCGCCGCACCCGGGGACGCCCGGAGCTCAGCGCCCGCTACCGCGACGTCATGCTGCCGGCCGGGATGGGCCCGGAGCTGCGCGCGGTGCTGCGGAACCGGGGCCGGCCCTGGGGGGCGGTGGTGTTCTTCCGGGAGACCGGGGCGCCGGACTTCACGGACGCGGAGCTGGAGTTCGTCGCCGCGGTCGCCCCCGACATCGCGGCGGCCGTGCGCCGCACCCTCCTGGTCTCCGAGATCACCCACCGGGATGTCGAGGAAGGTCCCGGGATGGCGGTGCTGCGGGTGGACGGCCTGCGGATCGACGTCGAGCTGGCCAGCCGGGCCGCGCGGGCGCTCATGGAGGCGATGCCCGACTCCCGCATCGACGGTGTGCCGGTCGGCGTGGTCATGCTCGTGTCCCGGCTGGTCGCGGCGGGAGGACGCCGGCAGTCGGCGCGGGTGCGGCTGCGGACCGGCCGGTGGATGAGCGTGCAGCTCGACGTCCTGCAGCCGGCCGGCCAGGAGGGGTGCGAGCGGCTGTCACTGGTGATCGAGCCGGTCGCGCCGTACGAGCTGGCCGAGGTGATCGCCGAGGCCTACGGGCTCACCGCCCGCGAGCGGGAGGTGGCCCGTCTGGTGGTGGCGGGCAACCGCAACCCGGAGGTGGCTGCCGCGCTGTCGATCTCGCTGACCACCGTCCAGGACCACTTGAAGAAGGTCTTCGCCAAGCTCGGGGTCGGCAGCCGGTACGAGCTGACCGCCCGGATGTTCTTCGACCAGTACCTGCCGCGCCAGCTGTCGCGGCAGCCGGTCGGCGGCGACGGCTGGTACCTCCCCGCACGCCTGCCCCGCTGACCACCGGTCCAGCGGGGCAGGCTGCGGGGTGGCTGAGCTGTCAGGCGTCGCGGCGTCGCAGCACCAGGTAGCCGGCCAGCAGCACGACCGCCACCTCCGCGCAGAACACCGCGAAGCCGACCCAGGGGTCGAGCACGTTCGGGTTGAACGACACCGGCGTCGCCACGACCGAGCCGGCGTTGCCGGGCATCAGCTTGCCGGCCCACTCGCCCCATGCGCCCGGCAGCAGCATCACCATGTTGCCGACCACCAGGATCAGCGCCAGCACGATCGCCAGCACCGCGGCGGTGTGCCGGACCAGCAGCCCGACGGCGGCGGCGAACAGCCCGATCCCCGCCATGTAGAGGCCGCTGCCGAACAGCGCGCGGAGCACGCCCTCGTCGCCGAGGGCGACGCCGATGCCCTGCCGCTCGAGGAACCAGTTGCCGCCCAGGTAGCCGAGCACGGCGGTGAGCGTGCCGACGATGAACAGCGTGCCGGTGAGGACGACGGCCTTCGCCGTGAGCACCCGGCCGCGGTGCGGCGTGGCGGTCAACGTCGCCCGGATCATCCCGGTGCCGTATTCGCTGGTGACCACGAGCGAGCCCAGCACGATGGCGGTGATCTGGGCGATGGTCATCCCCCAGGTGATGAAGGAGCCGGCCGCCTCGCCGGCGGAGCCGTCGGCGAGGTCCTCCGCGCTGACCGCGCAGACCAGCACGGTGAGCCCGGCGCCGAGCACCACCAGCGCGACGATCGACCAGACCGTGGAGCGCACCGACCAGAACTTGATCCACTCCGCGCGCAGGGTCGCACCGAAGCCCGGCCGGCGCACTCCCGGCACGTTCCGGTGGGGGTCGAGGGCGACCGTGTCGATCATCGGAGGGCTCCGGCAGGGGTCTGCTGCCGCGCGGAGTACTCCACGCTGGCGGCGGTCAGGGTCATGAAGGCGTCCTCGAGCGAGGAACGGACCAGGGTCAGCTCGTGCAGCAGCAGGCCCTGGCGGCCGACCAGCTCGCCGACGGAAGCGGCGTCGCGCCCCTGGATGTGCAGCTCGCCGTCGACGTCGGTCACCTCGAGGCCGTTCCGCCGCAGGAGCGCGGCGACCTCGGCCTGCTGGGGGCTGCGCAGCCGCACGTAGGAGGCGGCGTGCTCGGCGATGAAGTCGGGCATCGAGCAGTCGGCGAGCACCCGGCCGCGGCCGATGACGACGAGGTGGTCGGCGGTCAGCGCCATCTCGCTCATGAGGTGGCTGGAGAGGAAGACCGTGCGCCCCTCGGCGGCGAGCGTCCGGGTGAGCGTGCGCACCCAGCGGATGCCCTCGGGGTCCAGGCCGTTCACCGGCTCGTCGAGGACGACGACCGGCGGGTCGCCCAGCAGCGCGACGGCGATACCCAGGCGCTGCCCCATGCCGAGGGAGAAGCCGCCCACCCGCTGTCCGGCGACGTCGGGAAGCCCCACCAGGTCGAGCACCTCGTCGACCCGCCGGACGGGGATCCCGTTGCTGGCGGCCATCCACCGCAGGTGGTCGCGGGCCGAGCGGCCCGGGTGCAGGGCGCGGGCCTCGAGCAGGGCGCCGACCTCGCGCAGCGGTGCGGGGAAGTCGGCGTAGCTGCGGCCGTTGACCATCACGCTGCCGGCGGTCGGGCGGTCCAGCCCGAGCAGCATGCGCATCGTCGTCGACTTGCCGGCGCCGTTGGGCCCGAGGAACCCGGTGACCCGCCCCGGGTGGACGGTGAAGGAGATGCCGTCGACGGCGGTTCGGTCGCCGTACTTCTTGGTGAGCCCCTGCGCCTCGATCATCGCGGGGCTCCGGGGAGCAGTCGGGAAGTCATGGCCCGGACCCTGTCAGCGGCGGCGCTCCCGGAACATCGGGGAGCGCCCTGATCCGACCCTGATCCGCCCCGGAGCCGGTCAGCCGGTGCGCGGCAGGGGAGCGCCGGGCCGCAGCTCGCGGCGCAGCACCCGGGCGGCGGCCTGGCCGGCGCGGTTCGCGCCGATCGTGCTGGCCGAGGGGCCGTAGCCGACCAGGTGCAGCCGGGGCTCGCCGGCGACCTGGGTGCCCTCCATGCGGAAGCCCCGGCCCGGGTCGCGGAGCCGGAGCGGCGCGAGGTGGCCGACCGCCGCGCGGAAGCCGGTGGCCCACAGGATCACGTCGGCCGCCACGAAGCGGCTCTCCACCCCGCCGGCGGCGTCCCAGGCGACACCGCCGGGGGTGATCCGGTCGAACATCGGCAGCCGCTGGAGCACCCCGCGGTCCAGGCCCTCGCGGATGTAGGGCGTGGAGGTGGGGAGGCCGGTGACGCCGACGACGCTGCCCGGGCGCCGCCCCTCCCGGACCGCCTCCTCCACCATCGCCACCGCCCGGCGGCCGGCGTCGGCGTCGAACGGGCCCGCCCGCCACACCGGTGGGCGGCGGGTCACCCACGTCGTGGAGGTGACCCGGGAGATCTCGGCGAGCAACTGGGTGGCCGAGGCGCCGCCGCCCACGACGACGACGTGCTGTCCCCGGA encodes the following:
- a CDS encoding proline dehydrogenase family protein translates to MLLSKALLAASRRPALRRLVTGTPATRRVVDRFVAGEDLADALTAVRALAADGIRATLDHLGEDITTRTEAEHSRDAYLAALDGLAGLGLGDGAEVSVKLSAFGQALPDGHELALDLVRPVAAAASAIGTTVTLDMEDHRTIDSTLAALDELRKEHPGTGAVLQAMLLRTEDDAKALAVTGSRVRLVKGAYDEPPAVAHRKKKDVDAAYARCLEILMAGPGYPMVGSHDPAMVALAHELAAQHSRTADSWELQMLYGIRPDEQRRLAAAGTRVRAYVPYGGDWYAYFMRRLAERPANVGFFLRSLATRS
- the pruA gene encoding L-glutamate gamma-semialdehyde dehydrogenase, which gives rise to MDAVTRVPAPRNEPVLTYAPGTAERAELQARLTELAAEPIELTATFGGRQRMAAGEAFEVVQPHRHSAVLGTSAHATHADAQGAVRCAKDAAPAWQELSFDDRAAVFLKAADLLAGPWRQTLNAATMLGQSKTAQQAEIDSACELVDFWRWNVHFARQILAEQPESAPGFWNRSDHRPLEGFVYAITPFNFTAIAGNLPTAPALMGNTVVWKPSPTQQFAAHFLMRLLEAAGLPPGVINMVPGDGIPVSEVALADPDLAGIHFTGSTPVFHHLWRTVGQNIASYRGYPRIVGETGGKDFVVAHASADVDVLRTALVRGAFEYQGQKCSAASRAYVPRSVWSRLKDDLVATTESLEMGDVTDFSKFMGAVIDRKSFSKLSGLLDRVDGDPALSIVAGGTADDSEGFFVRPTIIEGTDPGHEVFTTEYFGPVLAVHVYDDADYDAVLTQMESAAPYALTGAVIAQDRQAIAHAQKFLRHAAGNFYVNDKPTGAVVGQQPFGGGRASGTNDKAGAAQNLQRWTSTRSIKETFAPATDHRYPHMG
- a CDS encoding IS110 family transposase, which gives rise to MVLQEDQQVEEIVARVAALDIGKAELVCCVRVPHPTRPGKRMQEVVTYRTMTRSLLVMADRLAGLGVSEVVMEATSDYWKPPYYLLEARGLNPKLVNARDVKHLPGRPKTDKLDAVWLAKLAERGMLRPSFVPPPKIRRLRDVTRYRADLVEVRTAEKQRVEKLLEDAQIKLSVVASDIFGASGRDMLAALIAGTRDPKVLAALARGRMRAKLTDLEEAFTGYFTDHHARLLTTMLARIDGLSADIAELEVMIEEMVAPFTDAVAKLDEIPGIGRVAASAILAEIGLDMSRFPTDGHLCAWARFAPGTKESAGKKKGAGSTGHGNRYLAKVIGEAVAGAAKTDTFLGERYRRLARRRGGKKAMVAVGRSMLVIIWHLLSDPDARFVDLGSDFHAKRTDPDRRRRAHVHQLEALGYTVTLTPAA
- a CDS encoding DUF488 family protein; its protein translation is MTVGHGSEDRDRLGARLSGAGVDLLVDVRRFPGSRNNPDSRREALAEWLPAAGIGYRWEERLGGRRRLAAGDPVVDDWWTVAQFAAYAAHTRTVEFVAGLDQVLAEAAGRTVAVMCSEAVWWRCHRRLIADVAVVARGEPVSHLMPDGRLTPHRPSDGAVLRPDGQVHWPAAPDRDQVT
- a CDS encoding MFS transporter; amino-acid sequence: MLDVRNDDRWGGVSGGTVEVQAVLWRSRGVQALVGVTALGFASYFLTLASLPTYAVAGGASAATAGVVTAVFLVVTILVQTVVPALTVRFGVGPVFAAGLLALGVPAPLYVLDDGVGWISLLSAVRGAGFAVITVLGATLSVRVAPPERRGESIGLYGLAIALPNMAAIPAGVALVLDGHVGWLAWLSASPVLGLFFLPMLLRSVTTREERGAKGNARTAVRAALAPSLVLFVVTTAGGGLVTFLPIERPDGRLATVALLLWGLFGALTRWRAGVLADRLGTGLLLPLAVLVGAAGLAVTAVGLWTASAWVLVGAAVFGAGFGAVQNLTLLRAFSRAGDQGTTAASALWNASFDAGTACGALLLGFVFGAVGLPWTFVFSAVALAILLPLAQAAARPAPARP
- a CDS encoding cupin domain-containing protein; protein product: MTTSRTEHAVVRTPGQGTAIWHVDTLMTFKALTEDTGGRLAVWEQLLPHRSSPPLHVHHEEDEAWFVLDGELTFQVGKRTWAAARGNFVWAPRGLPHTFRVDSPTARLLALAVPARFDLFVRATGRPAEEPTLPPPPDGPPDMAALVAAARQHGMDVLGPPLA
- a CDS encoding helix-turn-helix transcriptional regulator, which gives rise to MAPTAAVRDRIERLCRSATDPLTLYRDVVPVLGRAVPSDLWCGLLLDPATVLNTGGYHDEGLPLEVLPRLLELEVGADDVNQLPALARDRSGVGTIHRRTRGRPELSARYRDVMLPAGMGPELRAVLRNRGRPWGAVVFFRETGAPDFTDAELEFVAAVAPDIAAAVRRTLLVSEITHRDVEEGPGMAVLRVDGLRIDVELASRAARALMEAMPDSRIDGVPVGVVMLVSRLVAAGGRRQSARVRLRTGRWMSVQLDVLQPAGQEGCERLSLVIEPVAPYELAEVIAEAYGLTAREREVARLVVAGNRNPEVAAALSISLTTVQDHLKKVFAKLGVGSRYELTARMFFDQYLPRQLSRQPVGGDGWYLPARLPR
- a CDS encoding ABC transporter permease subunit, whose amino-acid sequence is MIDTVALDPHRNVPGVRRPGFGATLRAEWIKFWSVRSTVWSIVALVVLGAGLTVLVCAVSAEDLADGSAGEAAGSFITWGMTIAQITAIVLGSLVVTSEYGTGMIRATLTATPHRGRVLTAKAVVLTGTLFIVGTLTAVLGYLGGNWFLERQGIGVALGDEGVLRALFGSGLYMAGIGLFAAAVGLLVRHTAAVLAIVLALILVVGNMVMLLPGAWGEWAGKLMPGNAGSVVATPVSFNPNVLDPWVGFAVFCAEVAVVLLAGYLVLRRRDA
- a CDS encoding ABC transporter ATP-binding protein; translation: MIEAQGLTKKYGDRTAVDGISFTVHPGRVTGFLGPNGAGKSTTMRMLLGLDRPTAGSVMVNGRSYADFPAPLREVGALLEARALHPGRSARDHLRWMAASNGIPVRRVDEVLDLVGLPDVAGQRVGGFSLGMGQRLGIAVALLGDPPVVVLDEPVNGLDPEGIRWVRTLTRTLAAEGRTVFLSSHLMSEMALTADHLVVIGRGRVLADCSMPDFIAEHAASYVRLRSPQQAEVAALLRRNGLEVTDVDGELHIQGRDAASVGELVGRQGLLLHELTLVRSSLEDAFMTLTAASVEYSARQQTPAGALR
- a CDS encoding NAD(P)-binding domain-containing protein, whose translation is MTSTPGPRDVDVVVIGAGQAGLSTAWALARQGFAPGTGFVVLDGEEAPGGAWRHRWPSLTLGTTHRVHDLPGLPFTPDDDSAPAVESVPAYFTEYEQRFGLPVLRPVRVAAVRRGADHRFRVETDRGAWTARAVVNATGTWTRPFVPRYPGQERFRGRQLHTVDYRSAEEFRGQHVVVVGGGASATQLLAEISRVTSTTWVTRRPPVWRAGPFDADAGRRAVAMVEEAVREGRRPGSVVGVTGLPTSTPYIREGLDRGVLQRLPMFDRITPGGVAWDAAGGVESRFVAADVILWATGFRAAVGHLAPLRLRDPGRGFRMEGTQVAGEPRLHLVGYGPSASTIGANRAGQAAARVLRRELRPGAPLPRTG